The Pecten maximus chromosome 14, xPecMax1.1, whole genome shotgun sequence genome includes a region encoding these proteins:
- the LOC117341732 gene encoding uncharacterized protein LOC117341732, translating to MLSALNSVFDPIGFLAPFTIQGRILWRELTAGSGWDEPLSESHVQKWDGWMTTMNELNSFGIGRMFVPLSVSTAEDVELHIFADASTAAISAVGYVRMEACGTAHIGFAMGKAKLAPSQSHTVPRLELCAAVLVVDVGATLSEALGIPLDSLHYYSDSKVVLGYLSNTTRRFYTYVANRVQKVLQTSRADQWSYIPTHDNPADQATRCSMTAKNFDMSLWIKGPQRLQRVQGENPKDGYLCFPLIDPEGDAEIRSDVKSFKLSMKPYQGFGTARFERFSRWENLVRAIMFLKNFARRLAGSVKGSDSHRQIKDTDLHICTEKQIIKQVQQEVFCKEIDCLLKGKALCKDSSIQSLSPFIDEDCVLRVGGRLNNSDLDILQRNPVLIPKHHIAVLLIRHYHEKVLHQGRHLTEGAIRSAGYWIIGMKRLVSSVIHKCVKCRRLRGTLGCQKMSELPIDRLTPGPPFTSVGMDCFGPWQVTTRRTRGGQADSKRWAVLFTCLTTRAVHIEVIEQMSSSAFINALRRFTAIRGKVKIYRSDRGSNFIGSVEDLGINVESDGVKQYLSSDGSTWKFNAPHSSHMGGVWERMIGVTRRILDSLLMNIPGGGLTHEVLTIFLAEASAVINSRPLTPVSSDLDNPYPLSPSVLLTQKSDSIVDIVIPTDVKNMYRAQWKRVQILAEIFWRRWKSEFLQTLQCRRKWTSDERSLHSDDVVLLRDKEVARNYWLLGVVTRTITSEDGKIRKAEVRVITQSGKPTTYTRPVNEMVVLIPFEDSK from the coding sequence ATGCTATCTGCACTGAACAGTGTCTTCGATCCAATCGGATTCTTGGCGCCATTCACTATACAAGGTCGTATACTTTGGAGGGAGCTCACAGCAGGGAGCGGTTGGGATGAACCCCTTTCAGAGTCCCATGTTCAGAAGTGGGATGGATGGATGACGACCATGAATGAGCTCAACTCGTTTGGTATTGGGCGCATGTTTGTACCGCTATCAGTCAGCACAGCTGAGGATGTAGAGCTACACATTTTTGCAGATGCAAGTACAGCAGCTATTTCTGCAGTTGGATATGTCCGAATGGAAGCATGCGGCACAGCTCATATAGGGTTCGCGATGGGGAAAGCGAAGTTAGCCCCTAGCCAGAGTCACACAGTCCCACGTCTGGAGCTGTGTGCAGCGGTATTGGTAGTGGATGTGGGTGCAACATTGAGTGAAGCTTTGGGCATTCCACTTGACAGTTTACACTACTACAGCGACTCAAAGGTTGTACTTGGTTATTTGAGCAACACTACACGCCGATTCTACACTTATGTTGCCAACCGTGTTCAGAAAGTTCTCCAGACTTCCAGAGCAGACCAATGGTCATATATCCCTACACATGACAACCCAGCTGACCAGGCCACTAGGTGTTCCATGACTGCAAAGAACTTTGACATGAGCCTGTGGATAAAAGGGCCCCAAAGACTGCAGAGGGTCCAAGGTGAAAACCCTAAGGACGGGTATTTGTGTTTTCCGTTGATCGACCCAGAGGGCGATGCTGAAATACGCTCCGATGTGAAAAGCTTCAAGCTTTCAATGAAACCATATCAAGGATTTGGAACGGCCCGGTTCGAGAGGTTTTCTCGATGGGAAAATTTAGTGAGGGCGATAATGTTCTTAAAGAATTTCGCTCGACGTCTCGCTGGTTCCGTCAAAGGCTCAGACTCTCATCGACAAATCAAGGACACAGATTTACACATTTGTACTGAGAAACAGATTATCAAACAAGTCCAACAGGAAGTCTTTTGCAAGGAAATCGATTGTCTACTCAAAGGTAAAGCCCTTTGCAAGGACAGTTCAATTCAAAGTCTCAGTCCCTTCATCGATGAAGATTGTGTCTTAAGAGTTGGGGGACGTTTAAACAACTCTGATCTCGATATTCTCCAGAGGAACCCTGTATTGATACCTAAGCATCACATAGCTGTGTTGTTGATTCGGCATTATCATGAGAAGGTCCTACATCAAGGACGCCATCTCACTGAAGGTGCTATACGTAGTGCGGGATATTGGATCATCGGAATGAAACGCTTAGTATCATCAGTCATCCACAAGTGTGTTAAATGTCGACGGCTAAGAGGAACCCTGGGTTGCCAGAAGATGTCAGAGTTACCGATCGATCGTTTAACTCCAGGACCTCCGTTTACATCTGTCGGGATGGATTGTTTTGGACCCTGGCAAGTGACAACACGACGTACCAGGGGCGGTCAGGCTGACTCTAAACGCTGGGCCGTACTTTTTACTTGTCTTACTACAAGAGCCGTCCATATTGAAGTTATTGAGCAAATGAGTTCATCTGCCTTTATCAACGCCTTACGACGTTTCACAGCGATTCGAGGAAAAGTGAAAATTTACAGATCTGACCGAGGGTCCAACTTCATTGGGTCGGTTGAGGATCTCGGAATCAACGTTGAAAGTGATGGAGTGAAGCAATATCTATCCAGTGATGGTTCTACATGGAAATTCAATGCTCCACATTCCTCCCATATGGGAGGAGTGTGGGAGCGAATGATTGGTGTCACAAGAAGGATTCTCGATTCCTTATTGATGAACATACCTGGTGGAGGTCTCACACATGAAGTGTTAACAATCTTCTTAGCGGAAGCCTCCGCAGTGATCAATTCACGACCGCTTACACCAGTTTCATCAGATCTGGACAATCCCTACCCGTTGAGCCCTTCTGTGTTACTAACACAAAAAAGCGATTCGATTGTCGACATTGTGATTCCCACTGATGTTAAGAACATGTATCGAGCGCAGTGGAAACGAGTCCAAATTTTGGCTGAAATATTCTGGAGAAGATGGAAATCAGAATTTCTTCAGACATTGCAATGTCGCCGCAAGTGGACATCGGATGAAAGAAGTCTGCATTCCGACGACGTGGTTCTACTCCGGGACAAGGAAGTGGCAAGGAACTATTGGCTTCTGGGTGTGGTAACGAGGACCATTACCAGTGAGGATGGGAAAATACGTAAAGCAGAAGTACGTGTCATAACCCAGAGTGGTAAACCGACTACCTATACGCGTCCGGTAAACGAGATGGTGGTCCTGATTCCTTTTGAGGATTCCAAATAG
- the LOC117342900 gene encoding uncharacterized protein LOC117342900 → MDINKFEETNTPLNPGSSKRVTVQTIRLRLILYRVGTCVGVSLLLAEVCLMVFTGLHLVGNYRTNQRDGSFQGPDAVTFVKCNRSSPCPVIRQESYVTLLKLMFGMKQQHDIRTHIKQQRGYLRNYCQHFTISGCTGGPLRWIPDFHGRREDSNGSVTIRTNGTYGMYNIFTLSSLHKIYSDEVKIIHRIHLDTPERHSSNESVLFENDIVLHTQRKSYESSIFFDFVYLREGDRVYPTISNTSFLYGMQKASRWGVFQVN, encoded by the exons ATGGATATCAACAAATTCGAGGAGACGAATACTCCGTTAAATCCTGGTTCCAGTAAACgtgttacagtacagacaaTCAGACTACGACTAATTCTGTACAGGGTCGGCACCTGTGTCGGGGTATCTCTGCTCCTAGCTGAGGTATGTCTAATGGTGTTTACAGGGTTACATCTGGTGGGTAACTACAGGACGAACCAGAGGGATGGCTCCTTCCAGGGACCTGACGCCGTGACGTTTGTGAAGTGTAACCGATCTTCACCCTGTCCAGTGATAAGACAGGAGAGCTATGTAACACTATTGAAACTG ATGTTCGGCATGAAACAACAGCACGACATCAGAACACATATCAAACAACAGAGAGGCTATTTACGTAACTATTGTCAGCACTTTACCATTTCCGGCTGTACAGGAGGCCCCTTAAGGTGGATTCCTGACTTCCATGGACGTCGAGAGGACAGCAATGGATCGGTCACCATCAGGACAAATGGAACTTACGgaatgtataacatatttacattgaGTAGTCTACACAAAATCTACAGTGATGAGGTTAAAATCATACACCGAATTCATCTCGATACACCCGAAAGACACTCAAGCAATGAATCGGTTTTATTTGAGAATGACATCGTGTTACACACTCAGAGAAAATCTTATGAGTCAAGCATCTTTTTCGACTTCGTGTATTTACGTGAAGGTGATCGTGTCTACCCAACAATATCGAATACGTCTTTTCTTTATGGAATGCAAAAAGCGAGCAGGTGGGGTGTGTTTCAGGTGAATTAA